From one Pseudomonas sp. S35 genomic stretch:
- the tkt gene encoding transketolase: MPSRRERANAIRALSMDAVQKANSGHPGAPMGMADIAEVLWRDYLKHNPSNPSFADRDRFVLSNGHGSMLIYSLLHLTGYDVTIDDLKSFRQLHSRTPGHPEFGYTPGVETTTGPLGQGLANAVGFALAEKVLGAQFNRPGHDIVDHHTYVFLGDGCMMEGISHEVASLAGTLGLGKLIAFYDDNGISIDGEVEGWFTDDTPKRFEAYNWQVIRNVDGHDPEEIKTAIDTARKSAQPTLICCKTTIGFGSPNKQGKEDCHGAPLGDAEIALTREALKWNHGPFEIPADIYAEWDAKEKGLAAEAEWDQRFAAYSAEFPEQANELVRRLAGDLPADFSEKASAYIAEVAAKGETIASRKASQNTLNAFGPLLPEFLGGSADLAGSNLTLWKGCKGVSAEDASGNYMYYGVREFGMSAIMNGVSLHGGLVPYGATFLMFMEYARNAVRMAALMKKRVIHVYTHDSIGLGEDGPTHQPVEQLTSLRTTPNLDCWRPADAVESAVAWKHAIERKDGPSALIFSRQNLQHQVRTDAQIADIARGGYVLKDCIGEPELILISTGSEVGLTVQAYDKLTAQGRNVRVVSMPCTSVFEAQDAGYKQSVLPLQVSARIAIEAAHADYWYKYVGLEGRVIGMTTYGESAPAPALFEEFGFTLENILGQAEELLED, from the coding sequence ATGCCCAGCCGTCGTGAGCGTGCCAACGCCATTCGTGCCCTCAGCATGGATGCCGTGCAAAAAGCCAACAGCGGCCATCCCGGTGCCCCGATGGGCATGGCGGATATCGCCGAGGTACTTTGGCGTGACTACCTGAAACACAACCCAAGCAACCCATCGTTCGCCGACCGTGACCGCTTCGTGCTGTCCAACGGCCACGGCTCGATGCTGATCTATTCGCTGCTGCACCTGACCGGCTACGACGTCACCATTGATGACCTCAAGAGCTTCCGCCAGCTGCACAGCCGCACCCCGGGCCACCCGGAATTCGGCTACACCCCAGGCGTCGAGACCACCACCGGTCCCCTGGGCCAAGGCCTGGCCAACGCGGTTGGTTTTGCGCTGGCTGAAAAAGTATTGGGCGCGCAGTTCAACCGCCCTGGCCACGACATCGTCGATCACCACACCTACGTGTTCCTGGGTGATGGCTGCATGATGGAAGGCATTTCCCACGAAGTCGCTTCCCTGGCCGGTACTCTGGGCCTGGGCAAACTGATTGCTTTCTATGATGACAACGGCATCTCCATCGACGGCGAAGTCGAAGGCTGGTTCACCGACGACACCCCGAAGCGTTTCGAAGCGTACAACTGGCAAGTGATCCGCAATGTCGACGGCCACGATCCGGAAGAGATCAAGACCGCCATCGACACCGCCCGCAAGAGCGCGCAGCCGACCCTGATCTGCTGCAAGACCACCATCGGCTTCGGTTCGCCGAACAAGCAAGGTAAAGAAGACTGCCACGGCGCCCCACTGGGCGACGCGGAAATCGCCCTGACCCGTGAAGCGCTGAAGTGGAACCACGGCCCGTTCGAAATCCCGGCCGACATCTACGCCGAGTGGGATGCCAAGGAAAAAGGCCTGGCCGCCGAAGCCGAGTGGGACCAGCGTTTCGCTGCCTACTCCGCCGAATTCCCAGAGCAGGCCAATGAGCTGGTGCGTCGTCTGGCCGGCGACCTGCCTGCCGACTTCTCGGAAAAAGCCTCGGCCTACATCGCCGAAGTCGCGGCCAAGGGCGAGACCATCGCCAGCCGTAAAGCCAGCCAGAACACCCTGAACGCCTTTGGCCCGCTGCTGCCCGAGTTCCTCGGCGGTTCGGCCGACCTGGCCGGTTCCAACCTGACCCTGTGGAAAGGTTGCAAAGGTGTTTCGGCTGAAGACGCCAGCGGCAACTACATGTACTACGGCGTGCGCGAGTTCGGCATGAGCGCCATCATGAACGGCGTGTCCCTGCACGGCGGCCTGGTGCCTTACGGAGCGACCTTCCTGATGTTCATGGAATACGCGCGCAACGCGGTACGCATGGCGGCGCTGATGAAGAAGCGTGTGATCCATGTCTACACCCACGACTCCATCGGTCTGGGCGAAGACGGCCCGACGCACCAGCCGGTCGAGCAACTGACCAGCCTGCGGACCACGCCGAACCTCGATTGCTGGCGCCCAGCCGACGCGGTGGAATCCGCCGTGGCCTGGAAGCACGCGATCGAGCGTAAGGATGGCCCTTCGGCGCTGATCTTCTCGCGTCAGAACCTGCAGCACCAAGTGCGTACCGACGCGCAGATCGCCGACATCGCGCGTGGCGGCTACGTGCTCAAGGACTGCATCGGCGAGCCGGAGCTGATCCTGATCTCCACCGGCTCCGAAGTCGGCCTGACGGTTCAGGCGTACGACAAGCTGACTGCCCAAGGCCGCAACGTACGTGTTGTGTCCATGCCGTGCACCAGCGTGTTCGAAGCCCAGGATGCTGGCTACAAGCAGTCGGTGTTGCCGTTGCAGGTCAGCGCCCGTATCGCCATCGAAGCGGCTCACGCCGACTACTGGTACAAGTACGTGGGCCTGGAAGGCCGCGTCATCGGCATGACCACCTACGGTGAGTCGGCGCCGGCGCCAGCGTTGTTCGAAGAGTTCGGTTTCACCCTGGAAAACATCCTGGGGCAGGCTGAAGAACTGCTGGAAGACTAA
- the metK gene encoding methionine adenosyltransferase, whose amino-acid sequence MSEYSLFTSESVSEGHPDKIADQISDAVLDAIIAEDKFARVACETLVKTGVAIIAGEVTTSAWVDLEQIVRDVITDIGYTSSDVGFDGATCGVMNIIGKQSPDINQGVDRAKPEDQGAGDQGLMFGYASNETDVLMPAPITFSHQLVQRQAEARKSGLLPWLRPDAKSQVTCRYEGGKVVGIDAVVLSTQHNPEVSYADLREGVMELIVKHVLPAELLSKDTQFHINPTGQFIIGGPVGDCGLTGRKIIVDSYGGMARHGGGAFSGKDPSKVDRSAAYAGRYVAKNIVAAGLAERCEIQVSYAIGVAQPTSISLNTFGTGKISDDKIVKLVREIFDLRPYAITTMLDLLHPMYQETAAYGHFGRTPAQKTVGDDTFTTFTWEKTDRANDLRTAAGL is encoded by the coding sequence ATGAGCGAATACTCCCTTTTCACCTCCGAGTCCGTGTCTGAAGGGCATCCGGACAAAATCGCCGACCAGATTTCTGACGCGGTGCTGGACGCCATTATTGCTGAAGACAAGTTCGCCCGCGTGGCGTGCGAGACTCTGGTGAAAACCGGTGTAGCGATCATCGCCGGCGAAGTGACCACCAGCGCCTGGGTCGACCTGGAGCAGATCGTCCGTGACGTGATCACCGACATCGGCTACACCAGCTCCGACGTCGGCTTCGATGGCGCAACCTGCGGCGTGATGAACATCATCGGCAAGCAGTCCCCAGACATCAACCAGGGTGTCGACCGCGCCAAGCCAGAAGACCAGGGCGCCGGCGACCAGGGCCTGATGTTCGGCTACGCGAGCAACGAAACCGACGTGCTGATGCCAGCACCGATCACCTTCTCGCACCAGTTGGTTCAGCGCCAGGCCGAAGCCCGCAAATCCGGCCTGCTGCCGTGGCTGCGCCCGGACGCCAAGTCCCAGGTGACCTGCCGCTATGAAGGCGGCAAAGTCGTCGGCATCGATGCTGTCGTGCTGTCGACCCAGCACAACCCGGAAGTTTCCTACGCAGACCTGCGTGAAGGTGTGATGGAGCTGATCGTCAAGCACGTACTGCCTGCCGAACTCCTGAGCAAGGACACCCAGTTCCACATCAACCCGACCGGCCAGTTCATCATCGGTGGCCCGGTGGGTGACTGCGGCCTGACCGGTCGCAAGATCATCGTCGACAGCTACGGCGGCATGGCCCGTCACGGCGGCGGCGCGTTCTCCGGTAAAGACCCATCCAAGGTTGACCGTTCGGCCGCCTACGCCGGTCGTTACGTGGCCAAGAACATCGTCGCGGCCGGCCTGGCCGAGCGTTGCGAGATTCAAGTGTCCTACGCCATTGGTGTGGCCCAGCCTACGTCGATCTCGCTGAACACCTTCGGCACCGGCAAGATCAGCGATGACAAGATCGTCAAACTGGTGCGCGAAATCTTCGACCTGCGCCCTTACGCGATCACCACCATGCTCGACCTGCTGCACCCGATGTACCAGGAAACCGCAGCCTACGGCCACTTCGGTCGTACCCCAGCGCAGAAGACTGTCGGCGACGACACCTTCACCACCTTTACCTGGGAAAAGACCGACCGCGCCAACGACCTGCGCACTGCCGCCGGCCTGTAA
- a CDS encoding MAPEG family protein translates to MTVAFWCVLIAIFLPYLCTGVAKFSQGTFGPRQNHDPRAFLDTLQGFAKRAHSAQLNGFEVTPAFAAAVIIAHLAGTAELVTINVLAVLFITSRLLYIICYLADWAILRSVVWAVGMALIASFFFVSI, encoded by the coding sequence ATGACGGTCGCTTTCTGGTGTGTGTTGATCGCAATTTTTCTGCCTTACCTGTGTACAGGCGTGGCCAAATTCAGCCAGGGCACGTTCGGGCCTCGGCAGAATCACGACCCGCGAGCTTTCCTGGATACCCTGCAAGGGTTTGCCAAGCGTGCCCACAGTGCGCAACTCAACGGCTTTGAAGTGACCCCGGCGTTTGCGGCGGCGGTGATTATCGCGCACTTGGCTGGCACGGCCGAACTGGTGACGATCAATGTGCTGGCGGTGCTGTTTATCACCAGCCGCCTGCTGTACATCATTTGCTACCTGGCCGATTGGGCGATATTGCGCTCGGTGGTGTGGGCGGTGGGCATGGCGTTGATTGCGAGTTTCTTCTTTGTCTCGATCTAA
- a CDS encoding DUF1090 domain-containing protein, with translation MKFLAPLALLTVTSFMAAPLMAAEQASQLTGCAAKRQAISTQIEQAKAHGNSAQQAGLEKALSEVTANCSDASLKKERENKVLDAKHEVSRRQADLDKAMKKGDAEKINKRKDKLAESRKELQDAVEELDQ, from the coding sequence ATGAAATTCCTCGCCCCCCTTGCTCTGCTGACAGTCACAAGCTTTATGGCCGCGCCCTTGATGGCCGCCGAACAAGCCTCCCAACTGACCGGCTGCGCCGCCAAGCGCCAAGCCATCAGCACTCAGATCGAACAAGCCAAGGCCCACGGCAACAGCGCACAACAAGCCGGCCTGGAAAAAGCCCTGAGCGAAGTCACCGCCAATTGCAGCGACGCGTCCTTGAAGAAAGAGCGGGAAAACAAGGTGCTCGATGCCAAGCACGAAGTCAGCCGCCGTCAGGCCGACCTCGACAAAGCAATGAAAAAGGGCGACGCGGAAAAAATCAACAAACGTAAGGACAAGCTCGCCGAGTCGCGCAAAGAATTACAGGACGCGGTGGAAGAACTCGACCAATAA
- a CDS encoding sodium:proton antiporter, which translates to MLELVAAFICLTTLLTYVNFRFIGLPPTIGVMVTALLFSLILQGLSVLGYPGLEERIQQLIGQIDFGDLLMNWMLSFLLFAGALHVNLSDLRSYRWPIGLLATFGVLIATVVIGSLAYYIFALFGWHVSFLYCLLFGALISPTDPIAVLGVLRTANASKPLKTTIVGESLFNDGTAVVVFTVLLGIAQLGETPTVGATALLFVHEAIGGVVFGGLIGYLVYLMIKSIEQHQIEVMLTLALVIGGSAMATELHVSAPIAMVVAGLIIGNLGRKLAMNDMTRRYLDGFWELLDDMLNALLFALIGMELLLLPFNWLHVFAASLLAVAILLSRLLTVAPAILLLRRWRTVPRGTIRILTWGGLRGGVSVALALALPLGPERDLLLSITYIVVLSSILLQGLSIGKLVKRVTRDEPQATPDAH; encoded by the coding sequence ATGCTTGAACTTGTCGCCGCCTTCATTTGCCTCACCACTTTGCTCACCTATGTGAACTTCCGGTTTATCGGCCTGCCGCCGACCATCGGCGTGATGGTCACCGCCCTGCTGTTTTCCCTGATCCTGCAAGGCCTGAGCGTGCTCGGCTACCCTGGCCTGGAAGAACGCATCCAGCAACTGATCGGCCAGATCGACTTCGGCGACCTGCTGATGAACTGGATGCTGTCATTCCTGCTGTTCGCTGGCGCCCTGCACGTTAACCTCAGCGACCTGCGCAGTTACCGTTGGCCCATCGGCCTGCTGGCCACCTTCGGCGTGTTGATTGCCACCGTGGTGATCGGCAGCCTGGCGTACTACATTTTTGCCCTGTTTGGCTGGCATGTAAGCTTCCTCTACTGCCTGCTGTTCGGCGCGCTGATCTCGCCCACCGACCCGATTGCGGTACTTGGTGTGCTGCGTACCGCCAATGCGTCCAAACCGCTGAAAACCACCATCGTCGGCGAGTCGCTGTTCAACGACGGTACAGCGGTGGTGGTCTTTACCGTGCTGCTGGGCATCGCACAATTGGGCGAGACGCCTACCGTGGGCGCCACCGCCCTGCTGTTCGTCCATGAAGCCATTGGCGGCGTGGTATTCGGTGGGCTGATCGGCTACTTGGTGTACCTGATGATCAAGAGCATCGAGCAGCACCAGATCGAGGTCATGCTGACTCTGGCGCTGGTGATCGGCGGCTCGGCGATGGCCACCGAGCTGCACGTGTCCGCACCGATTGCGATGGTGGTAGCCGGCCTGATCATCGGCAACCTGGGGCGCAAATTGGCGATGAACGACATGACCCGGCGCTACCTGGACGGTTTCTGGGAATTGCTCGATGACATGCTCAACGCATTGCTGTTTGCACTGATCGGCATGGAGTTGTTGCTGTTGCCGTTCAACTGGCTGCATGTGTTCGCAGCCAGCTTGCTGGCGGTGGCGATCCTGCTGTCACGCCTGCTGACCGTGGCCCCCGCGATCTTGTTGCTGCGTCGCTGGCGCACGGTGCCGCGTGGCACCATTCGCATCCTCACCTGGGGCGGCCTACGCGGCGGGGTTTCGGTGGCACTGGCGTTGGCCCTGCCACTGGGCCCGGAGCGCGACCTGCTGCTGAGCATCACTTACATCGTGGTGCTGTCCTCGATCCTGTTGCAGGGTTTGAGCATCGGCAAGCTGGTCAAACGCGTGACCCGTGACGAACCCCAGGCCACGCCTGACGCTCACTGA
- a CDS encoding cytochrome c, with the protein MTFKKLTAVLLACLTLSACGGVDPNSPLGQRKAIFKQMLKTGEDLGGMLRGRLPFDGAKFADGAVKLNALSHEPWKHFPSVREEDHTSAKDDVWQKQAQFQQLARNLETATGELVIASQVQPYKASNLGPAVQKVEDACSACHKQFRDH; encoded by the coding sequence ATGACTTTTAAAAAATTGACGGCTGTATTGTTGGCCTGCCTGACACTGTCCGCCTGCGGCGGCGTCGATCCCAATTCGCCCCTGGGCCAGCGCAAGGCGATCTTCAAGCAAATGCTCAAGACCGGCGAAGACCTGGGCGGCATGCTGCGTGGGCGCCTCCCGTTCGACGGCGCGAAATTCGCCGACGGTGCGGTCAAGCTCAATGCGCTTTCCCATGAGCCTTGGAAGCATTTCCCGAGCGTGCGCGAAGAGGATCACACCAGCGCGAAGGACGACGTGTGGCAAAAACAGGCGCAATTCCAGCAACTGGCCCGCAACCTTGAGACGGCCACCGGTGAATTGGTGATCGCCAGTCAAGTGCAGCCCTACAAGGCCAGTAACCTGGGGCCAGCGGTGCAGAAAGTCGAAGATGCCTGCAGCGCTTGCCATAAGCAGTTTCGGGACCACTGA
- the ligB gene encoding NAD-dependent DNA ligase LigB, giving the protein MRLLIALLLSALAFWARAGDCPDEARTQVDTLAEQVSLWDDSYHRLGQSPVSDELYDQARQRLEHWRQCFPPLTAAPDNPLASSRGTLPHPVAHTGLGKLRDEQAVDAWLAARQDVWVQPKVDGVAVTLLYRQGRLSQVISRGDGVLGQDWSTSARKIPGILQQLPEPIDVMLQGELYWRLDEHVQSEHGGLNARSKVAGLMNRRHLSDTDAAGIGLFVWAWPDGPAQFSERQNTLARWGFTDSQRYSRPIQSLAQASQWRTYWYTHPLPFATDGVVLHQAMHAPAERWQVSAPYWAAAWKYPATSALALVRKVQFRIGRTGRITPILELEPVRLDDRQISRVSAGSLKRWQTLDIRPGDQVSISLAGQVIPRLDQVILRNTTRVDLPVPNPRDFHALSCWQLDPGCEEQLLARLTWLSGNQGLALPHMGRETWNVLIQAGLIAGFLDWLTLDAAELANIEGFGERSRAKVLDSIRSARQRPFAQWLKALGVPPVARNNLDGNWQTLAAKDTQAWQAEDGIGPGRAAQLSAFFRAPQVQALAETLRVAGIDGF; this is encoded by the coding sequence ATGCGTTTACTGATTGCTCTGTTACTCAGCGCGCTGGCCTTTTGGGCAAGGGCCGGGGACTGCCCCGATGAGGCCCGAACACAGGTCGACACCTTGGCCGAACAGGTCAGCCTGTGGGATGACAGTTACCACCGCCTCGGCCAATCGCCCGTCAGCGATGAACTCTACGACCAAGCCCGCCAGCGCCTGGAGCATTGGCGCCAATGCTTCCCGCCGCTCACAGCAGCACCCGACAACCCGTTGGCCAGCTCACGGGGCACGCTGCCTCATCCGGTTGCACATACCGGCTTGGGCAAACTGCGCGATGAACAAGCAGTTGATGCCTGGCTGGCCGCGCGACAGGATGTGTGGGTACAACCCAAGGTGGACGGCGTTGCAGTGACCCTGCTGTACCGTCAGGGTCGGTTGAGCCAGGTAATCAGCCGCGGCGACGGTGTCCTTGGCCAAGACTGGTCAACCTCCGCCCGCAAGATCCCAGGCATCCTCCAGCAACTGCCGGAGCCCATCGACGTGATGCTGCAAGGCGAACTCTACTGGCGCCTTGATGAGCATGTGCAATCGGAACATGGCGGACTCAATGCCCGCAGCAAGGTGGCCGGGCTGATGAACCGTCGACACTTGAGCGACACTGATGCCGCCGGTATCGGCCTGTTTGTCTGGGCCTGGCCCGACGGCCCCGCGCAATTCAGCGAGCGTCAGAACACCCTGGCCCGCTGGGGTTTTACCGACAGCCAGCGTTACAGCCGGCCTATCCAGAGCCTCGCCCAGGCCTCGCAATGGCGAACCTACTGGTACACCCACCCGCTGCCGTTCGCCACCGATGGGGTGGTGCTGCACCAAGCGATGCACGCGCCTGCCGAACGCTGGCAAGTCAGTGCGCCGTATTGGGCGGCCGCCTGGAAGTACCCCGCCACCAGCGCCTTGGCGCTGGTGCGCAAGGTGCAGTTCAGGATCGGACGCACTGGGCGCATCACGCCCATCCTGGAACTGGAGCCAGTGCGACTCGATGACCGCCAGATCAGCCGGGTCAGCGCCGGCTCTTTGAAGCGCTGGCAAACACTGGATATTCGCCCCGGCGACCAAGTCTCCATCAGCCTGGCAGGCCAGGTGATTCCCCGGCTGGACCAGGTAATCCTGCGCAATACCACAAGGGTCGACCTACCGGTGCCCAACCCTCGGGACTTCCACGCCTTGAGTTGCTGGCAACTGGACCCCGGCTGCGAAGAGCAATTGCTCGCGCGCCTTACCTGGCTGAGCGGCAACCAGGGCCTGGCCTTGCCCCATATGGGCCGCGAGACGTGGAACGTATTGATCCAGGCCGGTCTAATCGCAGGCTTTCTCGATTGGTTAACCCTGGATGCGGCAGAGCTTGCTAACATTGAAGGCTTTGGTGAGCGCAGCCGCGCGAAGGTACTCGATAGCATCCGCAGCGCCCGACAACGGCCTTTTGCACAATGGCTCAAAGCCCTCGGTGTACCACCTGTGGCACGCAACAATCTGGACGGCAACTGGCAAACGCTGGCGGCCAAAGACACACAAGCCTGGCAGGCCGAAGATGGCATCGGCCCGGGTCGCGCAGCGCAACTGAGCGCTTTTTTTCGCGCCCCCCAGGTGCAGGCGCTTGCCGAAACATTGCGCGTGGCCGGGATAGACGGGTTTTGA
- the epd gene encoding erythrose-4-phosphate dehydrogenase, whose amino-acid sequence MPQPRPYKVALNGYGRIGRCVLRALFERGAAAGFEIVAINDLADMASIEYLTRFDSTHGRFPGEVRVDGDCLHINGDCVKVLRSATPEGIDWAALGVDLVLECSGAYNTRADGQRFLDAGAPRVLFSQPMASEADVDATIVYGINQDCLTGNELLVSNASCTTNCSVPLLRLLDQAIGLDYVSITTIHSAMNDQPVIDAYHHEDLRRTRSAFQSVIPVSTGLARGIERLLPELAGRIQAKAVRVPTVNVSCLDITMQTVSDTDAVEVNRILRDAATRGPLKGLLAYTELPHASCDFNHDPHSAIVDASQTRVSGPRLVNILAWFDNEWGFANRMLDVAEHYLHIASKQPQQQ is encoded by the coding sequence ATGCCCCAACCGCGTCCCTACAAAGTTGCACTCAACGGCTACGGCCGCATTGGTCGTTGCGTCTTGCGTGCCTTGTTCGAGCGGGGGGCGGCTGCCGGGTTTGAAATTGTCGCGATCAACGATTTGGCCGACATGGCCAGCATCGAATACCTGACACGCTTCGACTCCACCCACGGTCGCTTTCCCGGCGAAGTGCGGGTCGACGGCGATTGTCTGCATATCAATGGCGACTGCGTAAAAGTATTGCGCAGTGCGACCCCCGAGGGCATCGACTGGGCGGCGCTGGGCGTTGACCTGGTGTTGGAATGCTCCGGTGCCTATAACACCCGTGCCGATGGCCAGCGTTTTCTCGACGCCGGCGCGCCGCGTGTGCTGTTTTCCCAGCCGATGGCCAGCGAGGCGGATGTCGACGCCACCATCGTCTACGGCATCAACCAGGATTGCCTGACCGGCAATGAGCTGCTGGTGTCCAACGCTTCGTGCACCACCAACTGCAGTGTGCCGCTGTTGCGCCTGCTGGATCAGGCGATCGGCCTGGACTACGTGTCGATCACCACCATCCACTCGGCGATGAACGACCAGCCGGTGATCGATGCTTATCACCACGAAGACCTGCGTCGCACGCGTTCGGCGTTCCAGTCAGTGATTCCGGTGTCCACCGGCCTGGCACGGGGCATCGAGCGCCTGCTGCCGGAACTTGCCGGGCGAATTCAGGCCAAAGCCGTACGGGTGCCGACGGTGAACGTGTCCTGCCTGGACATCACCATGCAAACCGTCAGCGACACCGATGCGGTGGAGGTCAACCGGATTCTGCGCGACGCCGCCACCCGCGGCCCGCTCAAAGGCTTGCTGGCCTACACCGAGTTGCCCCACGCCAGTTGTGATTTCAACCATGACCCGCATTCGGCCATTGTCGATGCCAGCCAGACCCGCGTTTCCGGCCCCAGGCTGGTGAATATCCTGGCCTGGTTCGACAACGAATGGGGCTTTGCCAACCGGATGCTGGATGTTGCGGAACATTATCTGCACATCGCCTCTAAACAACCTCAACAACAGTAA
- a CDS encoding MltA domain-containing protein yields the protein MSLMLKPWSRRLAWALPMIALLAGCDAGKDSGNDTAKDEVAKPHAVATYVSAPWEALPAVSDSDLLAGFESWRSACQRLKADPVWGATCTAAASVPGNAVAVRGFLKERLDVFGLRSADNTPNGLITGYYEPVYPGSLTKTATAHVPVYGVPDDLIIVNLESIYPELKGKRLRGRLEGRVLKPYDDASAINGQGSTAKPIAWLTQPMDLQFLQIQGSGRIQLKDGRQLRVGYGDQNGYPYRPIGRWLVEQGELKKEDVTMGAISAWAKAHPERIPELLASNPSYVFFSARPDSNEGPRGSLNVPLTAGYSVAVDRKVIPLGSLLWLATTKPDGTPLARPVAAQDTGGAITGEVRADLFWGTGDAAGELAGNMKQQGQIWMLWPKGAALPQVPDAPTGS from the coding sequence ATGAGTCTCATGTTAAAACCCTGGAGCCGCCGCCTGGCGTGGGCTCTGCCGATGATTGCACTGCTGGCCGGCTGCGACGCGGGCAAGGACAGCGGCAACGACACAGCTAAAGATGAAGTGGCCAAACCCCATGCCGTCGCGACCTACGTAAGCGCACCCTGGGAAGCGCTGCCGGCCGTGTCCGACAGCGACCTGCTGGCTGGCTTCGAGTCTTGGCGCAGTGCTTGCCAACGCCTCAAGGCCGACCCTGTATGGGGCGCGACCTGTACGGCAGCGGCCAGCGTGCCGGGCAATGCCGTGGCGGTGCGCGGTTTTCTCAAGGAGCGCCTGGATGTGTTCGGCCTGCGCTCGGCCGACAACACCCCCAACGGCTTGATCACCGGCTACTACGAACCGGTCTACCCCGGCAGCCTGACCAAGACCGCCACCGCCCATGTGCCGGTGTATGGCGTGCCGGATGACCTGATCATCGTCAACCTGGAAAGCATCTATCCCGAACTCAAGGGCAAGCGCCTGCGCGGGCGCCTGGAAGGGCGTGTGCTCAAACCGTATGACGATGCCAGCGCCATCAACGGTCAGGGCTCCACCGCCAAGCCGATTGCCTGGCTGACCCAGCCGATGGACCTGCAATTTCTGCAGATCCAGGGCTCAGGCCGCATTCAGTTGAAAGACGGGCGCCAACTGCGCGTCGGTTATGGCGACCAGAACGGCTACCCGTACCGCCCTATCGGCCGCTGGCTGGTGGAGCAAGGTGAGTTGAAGAAAGAAGACGTGACCATGGGCGCCATCAGCGCCTGGGCCAAGGCGCATCCAGAGCGCATCCCGGAACTGTTGGCAAGCAACCCCAGCTACGTGTTCTTCAGCGCCCGCCCTGACAGCAACGAAGGCCCGCGCGGCTCGCTGAACGTGCCGTTGACCGCCGGCTACAGCGTGGCAGTGGACCGCAAGGTGATCCCGCTGGGCAGCCTGTTGTGGCTGGCGACTACCAAGCCTGACGGCACGCCGCTGGCACGCCCGGTTGCGGCGCAGGATACCGGTGGCGCAATCACCGGCGAAGTGCGTGCGGACTTGTTCTGGGGCACCGGCGACGCAGCAGGTGAACTGGCAGGGAATATGAAGCAGCAGGGGCAAATCTGGATGCTGTGGCCCAAGGGGGCGGCGCTGCCGCAGGTCCCGGATGCACCGACTGGAAGCTGA
- a CDS encoding metalloregulator ArsR/SmtB family transcription factor gives MNLPMPSLRPDDCDELAALCKAAGDPLRLNVLRALANDSFGVLELAQIFAIGQSGMSHHLKVLSQADLVATRREGNAIFYRRALPHTELLGGKLHAALLEEVDNLSLPTDVRSRISQVHGQRAAASQDFFARVAEKFRAQQDLIAGLAQYRDSVLALLDKLSFSDEATALEVGPGDGGFLPELARRFQQVTALDNSPAMLELARQLCEREALGNVTLQLADALDGMTIKADCVVLNMVLHHFAAPADALKQMAGLLHPGGSLLVTDLCSHNQNWAREACGDLWLGFEQDDLARWATAAGLVPGESLYVGLRNGFQIQVRHFQRPAGDTHHR, from the coding sequence ATGAATCTACCCATGCCCTCCCTGCGTCCTGACGATTGCGATGAGCTGGCAGCCTTGTGCAAGGCCGCTGGCGATCCGTTGCGTCTGAATGTCTTGCGTGCGCTGGCCAACGATTCCTTCGGGGTGCTGGAGCTGGCGCAGATCTTCGCCATTGGCCAGTCGGGCATGAGCCACCATTTGAAAGTGCTGTCCCAGGCCGACCTGGTGGCCACACGCCGCGAAGGCAATGCGATTTTCTACCGCCGCGCCCTGCCCCACACCGAGCTGCTTGGCGGCAAGCTGCACGCAGCGCTGCTTGAAGAAGTGGACAACCTGAGCCTGCCGACGGACGTACGATCGCGCATCAGCCAGGTCCACGGACAACGCGCTGCGGCGAGCCAGGACTTTTTCGCACGGGTCGCCGAGAAATTTCGTGCCCAACAAGACCTGATCGCCGGTCTTGCCCAGTACCGCGACAGCGTACTGGCGTTGTTGGACAAGCTGAGCTTCAGTGATGAAGCGACGGCCTTGGAAGTCGGGCCTGGGGACGGTGGCTTCCTACCGGAACTGGCGCGACGTTTTCAGCAGGTCACCGCACTGGACAACAGCCCGGCGATGCTTGAACTGGCACGCCAGCTCTGCGAACGCGAAGCCCTGGGCAATGTCACCCTGCAACTGGCTGACGCCTTGGACGGCATGACCATCAAGGCCGATTGCGTGGTGCTGAACATGGTCTTGCACCATTTCGCCGCCCCCGCCGACGCCTTAAAACAAATGGCCGGGTTGCTGCACCCCGGCGGTAGCCTGTTGGTTACGGATTTATGCAGCCACAACCAGAATTGGGCCAGGGAGGCCTGCGGTGATCTCTGGTTGGGTTTTGAACAGGACGATCTGGCCCGTTGGGCCACCGCTGCGGGGCTCGTTCCCGGGGAAAGCCTCTATGTAGGCTTACGTAATGGTTTCCAGATCCAGGTCCGCCATTTTCAGCGACCGGCTGGTGACACTCACCATCGGTAA